In Xanthomonas sp. SI, the following are encoded in one genomic region:
- the hisH gene encoding imidazole glycerol phosphate synthase subunit HisH, which yields MTDVALIDAGGANLGSVRYALERLGVEARLVRDAAGLQGADRVILPGVGAAPHAMARLREQGLIEPLRALEVPLIGICLGMQLLFEHSEEGDVDCLGLLTGVVRHMPPALGIRIPHMGWNRLLPMRASPLLEGLPDTATAYFVHGYAAPVTADTVAACDHGGLFTAVVQHGRRCGAQFHPERSASTGARILRNFLETDFP from the coding sequence ATGACCGACGTCGCCCTGATCGATGCCGGCGGCGCCAACCTCGGCTCGGTGCGCTACGCGCTGGAGCGTTTGGGCGTGGAAGCCAGGCTGGTGCGCGACGCGGCCGGGCTGCAGGGCGCGGACCGGGTGATCCTGCCCGGGGTCGGCGCCGCGCCGCATGCGATGGCGCGGCTGCGCGAGCAAGGCCTGATCGAACCGCTGCGAGCGCTCGAGGTGCCGCTGATCGGCATCTGCCTGGGCATGCAGCTGCTGTTCGAGCATTCCGAGGAAGGCGACGTCGATTGCCTGGGCCTGCTGACCGGCGTGGTCCGGCACATGCCGCCGGCGCTGGGCATCCGCATCCCGCACATGGGCTGGAACCGGCTGCTGCCGATGCGTGCCTCGCCGCTGCTTGAGGGTCTGCCGGACACTGCCACTGCGTACTTCGTGCATGGCTACGCCGCACCGGTCACCGCCGACACCGTGGCCGCCTGCGATCACGGCGGCCTGTTCACCGCGGTGGTGCAGCACGGCCGCCGCTGCGGCGCGCAGTTCCATCCCGAGCGCTCGGCCAGCACCGGCGCGCGCATCCTGCGCAACTTCCTCGAGACCGATTTTCCATGA
- the hisA gene encoding 1-(5-phosphoribosyl)-5-[(5-phosphoribosylamino)methylideneamino]imidazole-4-carboxamide isomerase: MSFIVYPALDIRDGRVVRLAQGDYARETHYGDDPLPRAQAFADAGAGWMHLVDLDAARAGGYTLAPLLSQIGAQTGLQVQTGGGVRSRADVQRILDAGAARVVIGSLAVRDRESVLEWLAEFGAERITVALDTRQDAQGVWRLPVLGWTETSSLTLEALAVDYAAAGLKHLLCTDIARDGMLSGPNLELYAYLRRIAPGVHVQASGGIRDAADVRAAREVGCAGAVLGKSLLEGRLRLDEALAC; the protein is encoded by the coding sequence ATGAGCTTCATCGTCTATCCCGCGCTGGACATCCGCGACGGCCGCGTGGTGCGGCTGGCGCAGGGCGATTACGCCCGCGAAACCCACTACGGCGACGATCCGCTGCCGCGCGCGCAGGCCTTCGCCGACGCCGGCGCAGGCTGGATGCACCTGGTGGACCTGGATGCGGCGCGCGCCGGCGGCTACACCCTGGCGCCGCTGTTGAGCCAGATCGGCGCCCAGACCGGGCTGCAGGTGCAGACCGGCGGCGGCGTGCGCTCGCGCGCCGACGTGCAGCGCATCCTCGACGCCGGTGCCGCGCGCGTGGTGATCGGCTCGCTGGCGGTGCGCGACCGCGAGTCGGTGCTGGAATGGCTGGCCGAGTTCGGCGCCGAGCGCATCACCGTGGCGCTGGACACGCGCCAGGACGCGCAGGGCGTGTGGCGGTTGCCGGTGCTGGGCTGGACCGAGACCTCCTCGTTGACTCTGGAAGCGCTGGCGGTCGACTACGCCGCGGCCGGGCTGAAACACCTGCTGTGCACCGACATCGCTCGTGACGGCATGCTGTCCGGGCCGAACCTGGAGCTGTATGCCTACCTGCGCCGGATCGCGCCGGGCGTGCACGTGCAGGCCTCCGGCGGCATCCGCGACGCCGCCGACGTGCGCGCCGCGCGCGAGGTCGGCTGCGCCGGTGCGGTGCTCGGCAAGTCGCTGCTGGAAGGGCGATTGCGCCTGGACGAGGCGCTGGCATGTTGA
- the hisF gene encoding imidazole glycerol phosphate synthase subunit HisF, whose product MLSRRIIPCLDVRDGRVVKGVKFRDHVDMGDIVELALRYRDQGADELVFYDIGASPEGRSVDYAWVERVARLIDIPFCVAGGIRDVATARAVLHAGADKISINSPALERPALIAELAEAFGVQCVVVGIDSIREDDGQWRVRRFTGDPDKTQALRVRTVDWVVEAQQLGAGEIVLNCMDNDGVRRGYDIAQLFEVRSLCKVPLVASGGAGEMQHFADVFEQADVDGALAASVFHSGAIPIPDLKRFLRQRQIEVRDGA is encoded by the coding sequence ATGTTGAGCCGGCGCATCATCCCGTGCCTGGACGTGCGCGACGGCCGCGTGGTCAAGGGCGTCAAGTTCCGCGACCACGTCGACATGGGCGACATCGTCGAACTGGCCTTGCGCTACCGCGACCAGGGCGCCGACGAACTGGTGTTCTACGACATCGGCGCCAGCCCGGAAGGGCGCTCGGTCGACTACGCCTGGGTGGAACGGGTGGCGCGGCTGATCGACATCCCGTTCTGCGTGGCCGGCGGCATCCGCGACGTGGCCACCGCACGCGCGGTGCTGCATGCCGGCGCCGACAAGATCTCGATCAACTCGCCGGCACTGGAACGGCCGGCGCTGATCGCCGAACTGGCCGAAGCGTTCGGCGTGCAATGCGTGGTGGTCGGCATCGATTCGATCCGCGAGGACGACGGCCAGTGGCGCGTGCGCCGCTTCACCGGCGACCCGGACAAGACCCAGGCGCTGCGCGTGCGCACCGTGGACTGGGTGGTGGAGGCGCAGCAACTCGGCGCCGGCGAGATCGTGCTCAACTGCATGGACAACGACGGCGTGCGCCGCGGCTACGACATCGCACAGCTGTTCGAGGTGCGCTCGCTGTGCAAGGTGCCGCTGGTCGCCTCCGGCGGCGCCGGCGAGATGCAGCACTTCGCCGACGTGTTCGAACAGGCCGACGTGGACGGCGCGCTGGCCGCCAGCGTGTTCCACAGCGGCGCGATTCCGATTCCCGACCTCAAGCGCTTCCTGCGCCAACGACAGATCGAGGTGCGCGATGGCGCATGA
- the hisIE gene encoding bifunctional phosphoribosyl-AMP cyclohydrolase/phosphoribosyl-ATP diphosphatase HisIE, protein MAHEHETAAVPADAAFDWDTFDWSTLDWSKGDGLLPVVVQDAATLRVLMLGYMNADALAATRASGKVTFYSRSKQRLWTKGESSGNTLDLVSIETDCDRDTLLVLAHPHGPTCHLGRSSCFPQAPGQFLGALDRLVEQRERERPPGSYTTQLFEKGTRRIAQKVGEEGVETALAGVAQDDAALLGESADLLYHLTVLLRARGLALADAVAVLEARHK, encoded by the coding sequence ATGGCGCATGAGCACGAAACCGCCGCCGTGCCCGCGGATGCGGCGTTTGATTGGGACACGTTTGATTGGAGCACGCTGGACTGGAGCAAGGGCGATGGCCTGCTGCCGGTGGTGGTGCAGGACGCGGCCACGCTGCGCGTGCTGATGCTCGGCTACATGAATGCCGATGCCCTGGCCGCGACCCGCGCCAGCGGCAAGGTCACCTTCTACAGCCGCAGCAAGCAGCGCCTGTGGACCAAGGGCGAAAGCTCGGGCAACACGTTGGACCTGGTGTCGATCGAGACCGATTGCGACCGCGACACGCTGCTGGTGCTGGCGCATCCGCATGGCCCGACCTGCCACCTCGGCCGCAGCAGCTGCTTCCCGCAGGCGCCGGGCCAGTTCCTGGGCGCGCTCGACCGCCTGGTCGAACAACGCGAACGCGAGCGTCCGCCGGGCAGCTACACCACGCAATTGTTCGAGAAGGGCACCCGGCGTATTGCGCAGAAGGTCGGCGAGGAAGGCGTGGAGACCGCCTTGGCCGGCGTGGCGCAGGACGATGCAGCGCTGCTCGGCGAATCGGCCGACCTGCTGTACCACCTGACCGTGCTGTTGCGCGCGCGCGGCCTGGCGCTGGCCGACGCGGTCGCGGTGCTGGAGGCGCGGCACAAGTAG
- a CDS encoding calcineurin-like phosphoesterase family protein, whose product MLLRAVVLTCLLTAAAPALAQPATISGSVYQERDGHAGLSNGERGIAGVQVSDGVHIVRTDAQGRYSLAVEPGRTVFVIKPDGYAFASAGNGLPAYWRHYAPAGSPKLKYPGIAPTHGATSGWDFALRAQAPAASTEVLVFADTQTASATDVGYYARDIVAPLLGKTRARLGTTLGDVVSDDLSLYPALNAETAKLDVPWFHVPGNHDLNFDAADDAGSLSSWRAIYGPDTYAVEEGGASFVFLDDVVYQPQQKPNYIGGLREDQFAFLQAYLATLPKERLLVLGMHIPLFDAAPGKETFRHAERARLFALLQPFAHVLVLSGHSHTQRHYYHGADDGWHGAQPLHEYNVGAACGAFWSGAKDADGIPDATMADGTPNGYALLTLQRDGRYALAYHAARAADDAPMTLHAPKALRRGAYPAWAVYANVFMGQDDSRVEYRIDDGAWKPMARVQQPDPDLLAENARDDAAETLRGYDRSPEATPSQHLWRGALPTDLGAGAHRIEVRAFDRWRGEQRASTGYRLQDATP is encoded by the coding sequence ATGCTGCTGCGCGCCGTAGTGCTTACCTGCCTGTTGACCGCCGCGGCGCCCGCGCTGGCGCAGCCGGCGACGATCAGCGGCAGCGTCTACCAGGAGCGCGACGGCCACGCGGGCCTCAGCAACGGCGAGCGCGGCATCGCCGGTGTGCAGGTCTCCGACGGCGTACACATCGTGCGCACCGATGCGCAGGGCCGCTACAGCCTGGCGGTGGAGCCGGGGCGCACGGTGTTCGTGATCAAGCCCGACGGCTACGCCTTCGCCAGCGCCGGCAACGGTTTGCCGGCCTACTGGCGGCATTACGCGCCGGCGGGATCGCCCAAGCTCAAGTATCCGGGCATCGCGCCGACCCACGGCGCCACCAGCGGCTGGGATTTCGCGCTGCGCGCGCAAGCGCCGGCGGCCAGCACCGAGGTGCTGGTGTTCGCCGACACCCAGACCGCCTCGGCGACCGATGTCGGTTACTACGCGCGCGACATCGTCGCGCCGTTACTCGGCAAGACCCGCGCGCGGCTGGGGACCACCCTGGGCGACGTGGTCAGCGACGACCTGTCGCTGTATCCGGCGCTGAATGCCGAAACCGCCAAGCTCGACGTGCCGTGGTTCCATGTGCCCGGCAACCACGATCTGAATTTCGATGCGGCCGACGATGCTGGCTCGCTGTCCAGCTGGCGCGCGATCTATGGCCCGGATACTTACGCGGTGGAAGAGGGCGGCGCCAGCTTCGTGTTCCTCGACGATGTGGTCTACCAGCCGCAGCAGAAACCCAATTACATCGGCGGCCTGCGCGAGGACCAGTTCGCGTTCCTGCAGGCCTACCTGGCCACGCTGCCAAAAGAGCGGTTGTTGGTGCTGGGCATGCATATCCCGCTATTCGACGCCGCGCCGGGCAAGGAGACCTTCCGCCATGCCGAACGCGCGCGCCTGTTCGCGTTGCTGCAACCGTTCGCGCACGTGCTGGTGCTCAGCGGCCACAGCCACACCCAGCGCCACTACTACCATGGTGCCGACGACGGCTGGCACGGCGCGCAGCCGCTGCATGAGTACAACGTGGGCGCGGCCTGCGGCGCGTTCTGGTCCGGGGCCAAGGATGCCGACGGTATTCCCGACGCGACGATGGCCGACGGCACCCCGAACGGCTATGCGCTGCTGACGCTGCAGCGCGATGGCCGCTACGCGCTGGCTTACCACGCCGCGCGCGCGGCCGACGATGCGCCGATGACCCTGCACGCGCCGAAGGCGCTGCGCCGCGGCGCCTATCCGGCCTGGGCGGTGTACGCGAACGTGTTCATGGGCCAGGACGACAGCCGCGTGGAATACCGCATCGACGATGGCGCGTGGAAACCGATGGCCCGCGTGCAGCAGCCTGATCCGGACCTGCTCGCCGAGAACGCACGCGACGATGCCGCCGAGACCCTGCGCGGCTACGACCGCTCGCCGGAAGCGACCCCGTCGCAGCACCTGTGGCGCGGAGCCTTGCCGACCGACCTGGGCGCCGGCGCGCACCGCATCGAAGTCCGTGCCTTCGACCGCTGGCGCGGCGAACAGCGCGCGAGCACCGGCTATCGCCTGCAGGACGCGACGCCCTGA
- a CDS encoding C13 family peptidase: MPSFLRSLRVPHRRLALALLLALLLPACHPDAGAAQAQADAAAPVDPIDQAQLRKALAALQPQRPGTTDLYVVGFAGDASEDVFRNETQYLHQLFAQRFDAAGRIVTLINHADNLGAQAYAPQASYDNLADTLQRIGKLMDRREDALLLFLTSHGTEQHELYVQFGPGEDADYDTITPKELRGLLDDAGIRNRVIVLSACYSGGFVPELKSPDTLIITAARRDRPSFGCGNTASATYFGRAWLIDALARTTDFVESYRLATAEITAREQAEGEAPSYPQLYVGARIAPLLQRWRAQLRPVAAPAYPYAEPDAEMESETTATPDTAAGGKAGQ, translated from the coding sequence ATGCCTTCGTTCCTGCGCAGCCTCCGCGTGCCGCACCGCCGCCTGGCCCTGGCCCTGCTGCTGGCGCTGCTGCTGCCCGCCTGCCATCCGGATGCCGGCGCGGCACAGGCGCAGGCCGATGCGGCGGCGCCGGTCGATCCGATCGACCAGGCGCAGCTGCGCAAGGCGCTGGCCGCGCTGCAGCCGCAGCGGCCGGGCACCACCGACCTGTACGTGGTCGGCTTCGCCGGCGACGCCAGCGAGGACGTGTTCCGCAACGAGACCCAGTACCTGCACCAGCTGTTCGCGCAGCGCTTCGACGCGGCGGGACGCATCGTCACCCTGATCAACCACGCCGACAATCTCGGCGCCCAGGCCTACGCGCCGCAGGCCTCGTACGACAACCTGGCCGACACGCTGCAGCGCATCGGCAAGCTGATGGACCGGCGCGAGGACGCGCTGCTGCTGTTCCTGACCAGCCACGGCACCGAGCAGCACGAACTGTATGTGCAGTTCGGCCCCGGCGAGGACGCCGACTACGACACCATCACGCCCAAGGAATTGCGCGGGCTGCTCGACGACGCCGGCATCCGCAACCGGGTGATCGTGCTGTCGGCCTGCTATTCGGGCGGCTTCGTGCCAGAGCTGAAGAGTCCGGACACCCTGATCATCACCGCCGCGCGCCGCGACCGGCCCTCGTTCGGCTGCGGCAACACCGCCAGCGCGACCTATTTCGGCCGCGCCTGGCTGATCGACGCGCTGGCGCGCACCACCGATTTCGTCGAGAGCTATCGCCTGGCCACGGCCGAGATCACCGCGCGCGAACAGGCCGAAGGCGAAGCGCCGTCGTATCCGCAGCTGTACGTCGGCGCGCGCATCGCGCCGCTGCTGCAGCGCTGGCGTGCGCAGCTGCGGCCGGTCGCGGCGCCGGCGTATCCCTATGCGGAACCTGATGCAGAGATGGAGTCGGAGACAACAGCAACGCCGGACACAGCGGCCGGCGGCAAGGCTGGGCAATAG
- the mtnC gene encoding acireductone synthase encodes MGNPRVILTDIEGTTSSISFVKDVLFPYARRALPEFVREHGQQPQVRQWLDAVATESGGICTDAVIVETLQGWIDQDRKHTALKALQGMIWEAGYRDADFAAHIYPDAAPALRRWHADGHPLYVYSSGSVPAQKLFFGHSDAGDLTGLFSGWFDTEVGAKREAASYVRIAEASGVPAAQIVFLSDVVAELDAAREAGLDTVLVDRREDYPEPRLGDACNGHRRVESFAELAL; translated from the coding sequence ATGGGCAACCCACGCGTGATCCTGACCGACATCGAAGGCACCACCAGCAGCATCTCCTTCGTCAAGGACGTGCTGTTCCCCTACGCGCGTCGCGCCCTGCCCGAGTTCGTGCGCGAACACGGCCAGCAACCGCAGGTGCGGCAGTGGCTGGACGCGGTGGCGACCGAATCCGGCGGCATCTGCACCGATGCGGTGATCGTGGAGACGCTGCAGGGCTGGATCGACCAGGACCGCAAGCACACCGCGCTGAAGGCGTTGCAGGGCATGATCTGGGAGGCCGGCTACCGCGACGCCGACTTCGCCGCGCACATCTACCCCGACGCCGCGCCGGCGCTGCGCCGCTGGCATGCCGACGGCCACCCGCTGTACGTGTACTCGTCCGGCTCGGTGCCGGCGCAGAAACTGTTCTTCGGCCATAGCGACGCCGGCGACCTGACCGGGCTGTTTTCCGGCTGGTTCGACACCGAGGTCGGCGCCAAGCGCGAAGCGGCCAGTTACGTGCGCATCGCCGAGGCGAGCGGCGTGCCGGCCGCGCAGATCGTGTTCCTGTCCGACGTCGTCGCCGAACTCGATGCCGCGCGCGAGGCGGGGCTGGACACGGTGCTGGTCGATCGCCGCGAGGACTATCCCGAACCGCGCCTGGGCGATGCCTGCAACGGCCACCGGCGCGTGGAGAGCTTCGCCGAGCTGGCGCTCTGA
- a CDS encoding acireductone dioxygenase, with the protein MSRLRIFAETTPDAPLFDSRDGDAIAAELRKIGVTFERWQADQPIEAGATPEAVMTAYKSDIDRLVAAHGFKTVDVVSIAPDHPQREEMRRKFLEEHFHKEDEVRFFVAGSGLFTLHVDGKVYEIECVQNDLIAVPDGTHHWFDMGPEPRFIAIRFFTEPDGWVGHFTGTDIAQRFPRYEAALRGEAN; encoded by the coding sequence ATGAGCCGACTCCGCATCTTCGCCGAAACCACTCCCGACGCGCCGCTGTTCGACAGCCGCGATGGCGACGCGATCGCCGCCGAACTGCGCAAGATCGGCGTCACCTTCGAGCGCTGGCAGGCCGACCAGCCGATCGAGGCCGGCGCCACCCCGGAAGCGGTGATGACCGCCTACAAGAGCGACATCGACCGCCTGGTGGCCGCGCACGGCTTCAAGACCGTGGACGTGGTCAGCATCGCCCCGGACCATCCGCAGCGCGAGGAGATGCGCAGGAAGTTCCTCGAGGAGCATTTCCACAAGGAAGACGAAGTGCGCTTCTTCGTCGCCGGCTCGGGCCTGTTCACCCTGCACGTGGACGGCAAGGTCTACGAGATCGAATGCGTGCAGAACGATCTGATCGCGGTGCCGGACGGCACCCACCACTGGTTCGACATGGGCCCGGAGCCGCGCTTCATCGCGATCCGCTTCTTCACCGAGCCGGACGGCTGGGTCGGCCATTTCACCGGCACCGACATCGCCCAGCGCTTCCCGCGCTACGAAGCGGCGCTGCGCGGCGAGGCGAACTGA
- a CDS encoding methylthioribulose 1-phosphate dehydratase, with the protein MNAQPYDTERLRTLAQLLIGNIRELSAAGWTPATSSNFSHRLDAAHAAITVSGRDKGRLVEADIMVVDFDGKAVGSDHRPSAETLLHTQLYRRFPEIGCVLHTHSPVQTIASRLYAGAGHVRLEGYELLKALHGNQTHETAVELPVFANTQDMTVLAAQVDALLDRAPLWGYLIDGHGLYAWGRDMAEARRHLEAIEFLLHCELELRKLRATS; encoded by the coding sequence ATGAACGCACAGCCCTACGATACCGAACGCCTGCGCACGCTGGCCCAGCTGCTGATCGGCAACATCCGCGAACTGTCGGCGGCCGGCTGGACTCCGGCCACCAGCAGCAACTTCTCGCACCGGCTCGACGCCGCGCATGCCGCGATCACCGTGTCCGGCCGCGACAAGGGTCGGCTGGTCGAGGCCGACATCATGGTGGTGGACTTCGACGGCAAGGCGGTCGGCAGCGATCACCGGCCCTCGGCCGAGACCCTGCTGCACACCCAGCTGTACCGACGCTTCCCGGAAATCGGCTGCGTGCTGCACACGCACTCGCCGGTGCAGACCATCGCCTCGCGGCTGTACGCCGGCGCCGGCCACGTGCGCCTGGAAGGCTACGAATTGCTGAAGGCGCTGCACGGCAACCAGACCCACGAGACCGCGGTGGAGTTGCCGGTGTTCGCCAACACCCAGGACATGACCGTGCTGGCCGCGCAAGTGGACGCGCTGCTGGACCGCGCGCCGCTGTGGGGCTACCTGATCGACGGCCATGGCCTGTACGCCTGGGGCCGCGACATGGCCGAGGCGCGCCGCCACCTGGAAGCCATCGAGTTCCTGCTGCATTGCGAACTCGAACTGCGCAAACTGCGCGCCACCAGCTGA